One Gammaproteobacteria bacterium DNA segment encodes these proteins:
- the dprA gene encoding DNA-processing protein DprA: MEELESRVRLSRLYGYDTGPLAESLAAFPSAATALAEVQRRQLVPLAAEPLERLVEADLAWLRAGPGRGILALCDDAYPQLLRSIADPPPLLYYLGDPEVLCQVQMAVVGSRNPTPGGRETATAFSRYLARNGLVITSGLARGIDTAAHRGALAASGYTVAVLGTGVDRVYPAENRELARRIADTGVVVSEFPLGTSPRAGHFPRRNRIISGLAVGTLVVEAAARSGSLITARLAAEQGREVFAIPGSIQNPMARGCHELIRQGAKLVETAAHILEELPPLLDVALPARGFAPASPPSAPESLAEDYVALLEAMGYDPVSVDQLVQRTGLTANVLSSMLLLLELEGHIGPVAGGLYMRISNEGTP; this comes from the coding sequence ATGGAGGAGCTGGAGAGCAGGGTCCGCCTGTCCCGGTTGTATGGCTACGATACCGGCCCCCTGGCGGAGTCGCTGGCGGCATTCCCGTCGGCCGCGACTGCCCTGGCCGAGGTCCAGCGGCGCCAACTGGTGCCACTGGCTGCGGAACCTCTGGAGCGGCTTGTCGAGGCGGACCTCGCCTGGCTGCGGGCGGGCCCGGGCCGCGGCATCCTGGCCCTCTGCGACGACGCCTATCCGCAGTTGCTGCGGTCCATCGCAGACCCTCCACCGCTACTCTATTATCTGGGCGACCCGGAAGTGTTGTGCCAGGTCCAGATGGCCGTGGTGGGCTCGCGCAATCCCACCCCCGGCGGGCGGGAGACGGCGACGGCGTTCTCCCGCTACCTGGCCCGCAACGGCCTGGTGATAACCAGCGGCCTCGCCCGCGGCATCGATACCGCGGCCCACCGCGGTGCCCTGGCCGCATCCGGCTACACGGTGGCGGTGCTGGGTACCGGTGTCGATCGGGTCTACCCCGCCGAAAACCGGGAACTGGCGCGCCGTATCGCGGACACCGGCGTCGTGGTGTCGGAGTTTCCCCTGGGCACCTCCCCCCGGGCCGGCCATTTCCCGCGCCGCAATCGCATCATCAGCGGGCTGGCGGTGGGTACCCTGGTGGTGGAGGCCGCCGCTCGCAGCGGCTCCCTCATCACCGCCCGCCTGGCGGCCGAGCAGGGCCGGGAGGTGTTCGCCATCCCGGGCTCCATTCAGAACCCCATGGCCCGCGGTTGTCACGAGCTCATCCGCCAGGGCGCGAAGCTGGTGGAGACGGCGGCGCATATCCTGGAGGAACTGCCGCCCCTGTTGGATGTGGCCCTACCCGCCCGGGGGTTCGCCCCCGCGTCGCCGCCAAGCGCTCCCGAGAGTCTGGCAGAGGACTATGTCGCCCTGCTCGAGGCCATGGGATACGACCCCGTGAGTGTCGATCAGCTGGTGCAGCGGACTGGATTGACGGCCAATGTCCTTTCCTCCATGCTGTTGCTCCTGGAACTCGAAGGGCACATCGGGCCGGTGGCCGGCGGCCTCTACATGCGAATATCAAACGAAGGCACTCCATGA